The DNA window GGACGCGGCGGCCACGTCGGCGGCAGCAGAGGCGGAACGAGCAGGGGACCCCTCGACCGGCGGCGCCGGCTACCGCCCAGGGCACCCGGGCCGCCCTGGGGACGGCCCGCCACGGGCGCCCGGCCCCAGGCCCGGCTCACCATCGACGTGGCGGCCGGCGACCGGTGGCTGATCGACATCAACCGCAAGGCCACCGCCGACTGGCTGCGCACCGACACCCCCGTCCTCGACTACGCCAACGCCATGGTGGCGGCCCGATCCGCCTCGGCCGGCACCGCCCAGGCGGACTGGCAGGAGCACGTCGACGGCAAGCCGCAGTACAGCCCGCCAGTGCCGCCGCTCGCGCCGGCGAAGTTCACCGGCGGCAGCTACATCGCCTACGGGGGCAAGCCGCTGCCGGAGTGCGTCGACTACGCGACGTCCGTGCAGCGGGCCGCCGCGCCCTACGTGCAGAGCGTCGCGCCCAACGGCGCGGGCACCACGGCGGGCATGCTCGGCTTCATGTTCTGGGCGGCCGAGCGCCCCGCTACCCGCGGCATCGGCACCGTCCCGCCGAACACCTGCGAGGCGGGGGCCGGCGCCGGGGCCAGCGCCCTGTCCGTCCCGGCGCCGATGCCGGCGCTGCGGCAGAGTTGACCGGCGGGCGCTCGCCAACCTTCGGCGCGGTGGGCCGACGATCGCCGGTGCCGATCAGCCGAGGCGCGCCCGTACCGGCCGCCCCGGCCGCGTGCCGTCAGCGGGCGCCGCTCCGGCGGCTGCGGGCCTGGCCGGCACGATCGGCGCGTCCCGGCCCGTACCCCGGCGGTTGCCGCCGCCGCGTCCGCTGGACTCCTCGTGGTAGTCCTGCTCCACGTTCACCGACCAGACGTCATGGCCCGCGCCGCAGGCGATGTTCTCCGCGGTCAACATGGCTGTCAGCATCGAGTGGTCCTGGTTGTTGTAGCGGTGCATGCCGTTCCGGCCGACCGGATGCACGTTCGGCACCTCGCGGGCCAGCCAGTGCCGGACGACGTCCACGTTGCGCTGGTACCGCTCGTCGTAGACGGGGTACGCCTTGGGCATGCGCACCACGTATCCCGCTTCGACGACCCCGGACCGGACCAGGCCGAGCCGCTCCAGCTCCGCCGTCGCGGTGGCGACCAGTTCGGCGTCGGGAGTACGCCACGTCTCGTCGTCCTCGAAGACGAAGTACTCCAGTCCCAGGCAGGTGCGCCCGTCCTTGACCAGGTGCGGCGACCAGGAACCGAAGTTCTGGATCCGGCCCACCCGGACGTCGGGGTCGTGCACGTAGATCCAGTTGTCCGGGAAGGCGAACTCGGCCGGCACCACCAGCGCGACGGTCAGGAAGTCCCGGTAACGCAGGTCGGCGGCCGCGGCCCGCACCTGCGGCGGCGCGGGCGGGCGTAGCGCCGCCACCAACTCGGAGATCGGCATCGACGAGACCACGTGCGAGGCCGTCGCGGTGCGCTGCCCGCCCACGCCGTCCACCGAGACGGCGACCGCCCGGCCGCGCCGCGGGTCGCGGTGCACCGCTGTCACCCAACTACCCAGCTCCACCGCGCCGCCGCGGCGGCGCACCTCCTCCGCGCAGCGCTCCCACATCATGCCGGGCCCGAGCTTCGGGTACTGGAACTCCTCGATCAGACTGGTGACGTCAGCGCGGTTGCGGCGCGGCAGCAGGGCGTTGCGGACCGCCTTGGCCAACGACAGGTTCTTGATCCGCTGCGCGGCCCAGTCCGCCTGGAGTTGGTCGGCCGGCATGCCCCAGACCTTCTCCGTGTACGCCTTGAAGAACATCGAGTAGAGCCGCCAACCGAAGCGGGCGGACACCCACCCCTCGAAGTGGGACTGGTCCTTCGGTGGGCGCAAGCGGGCGCGGGCGTACGAGCCCAGGCAGCGCGCGGCCTCCCGAAGGCCCAGGTTGCGCAGGGCGTTGGACGCGTTGAGCGGGTAGTCGAAGAGCGCGCCCCGGTAGTAGATCCGACTCATCCGCGGCCGCAGCAGGAAGTCCTCGTCGGGCAGGATCTCGTGCCAGAACTCCTCGACTCGGGAGACCTTGGTGAAGAACCGGTGTCCGCCGATGTCGAAGCGCCAGCCGTCCCGTTCGACGGTGCGGCTGATGCCCCCCACCACCTCGTCGGCCTCGAACACCCGTACCGGCACATCCCACCGGAGCAACTCGTACGCGGCGGTCAGGCCGGCCGGTCCCGCGCCGATGACCACCGTGTCCCGCTGTTTGTCCATGCCGCGCTCCCTGCGTCCGGTTCCGGTCGCGGCCCCGTTTACCCACTGTGTGCGGGAACTCACTCAGCGCTTCGCTCCTCGTGTCGGCCGTCCTCCACGTGTCAAGGGCGGTGGAAGGGGGATGTGGCAGCGCCGGGGGTCGGATGACCGGGCTCGTCCGCGCGGGATCGGGAGAGGTCGTGGGGGACAGGGGCGGGCCGTGGGGCCGGGCACCGAGGCGGGCTCGGCGCGCGCGCCGGTGCCGTGCGGGGCCGGGCGGCGCAGGTCGCGGACCGGATTCCGGCGCCGTGGCGCTTCGCTGTGACGGTCTTCCTCGGTACGAAGATCGTGCTGACCCTGGTCGGGGTGCTCGCGCTGACCGCCTTCGACCATCTGTCCTTGACTCCGCCCGCGGACGGGTGGACGATGCGCGACCAGCAGCGCGCCATCTCTCCGCATCGCTGGGTGTCACTGTGGTTCGCCTGGGACTCGTTCCTCTACGAAAAACTGGCCCAGGTGCCACTGGACCGGCCGTGGCAGGAATTCGGCTTTCCGCTGCTGTATCCGTTTCTGGGCCGGGCGCTGGCCCCGCTGCTGGCTGGGCACACCGCGATGGCGCTGTTGCTGGTGGCCAACGCGGCGTTCCTGCTGATGCTCTACTACGCCCACCGACTCGGGGAGCAGTTGCTCGGCGACCCCGGGACCCGCCGGTTCGTCCGGTATCTCGTGCTGCTGCCCACCGCATTCCTGTTCCAGGCGGCGCTGACCGAGTCGCTGTTCCTGTGCCTGACGCTCGCCGCATTCCACTACGCCGAGCGGCGGCGCTGGCTGGTCGTCGGCGTGCTGGGGTTCTTCCTGGCGCTCAGCCGTTCCGTCGGGTTCTTCGTCGTCGTGCCGCTCGCCCTGGTGCTGCTGCGGCAGCACGACTACCGATTCGGTCGACGCGTGTTGTGGGGCTGCGTCCGTA is part of the Micromonospora olivasterospora genome and encodes:
- a CDS encoding NAD(P)/FAD-dependent oxidoreductase, giving the protein MDKQRDTVVIGAGPAGLTAAYELLRWDVPVRVFEADEVVGGISRTVERDGWRFDIGGHRFFTKVSRVEEFWHEILPDEDFLLRPRMSRIYYRGALFDYPLNASNALRNLGLREAARCLGSYARARLRPPKDQSHFEGWVSARFGWRLYSMFFKAYTEKVWGMPADQLQADWAAQRIKNLSLAKAVRNALLPRRNRADVTSLIEEFQYPKLGPGMMWERCAEEVRRRGGAVELGSWVTAVHRDPRRGRAVAVSVDGVGGQRTATASHVVSSMPISELVAALRPPAPPQVRAAAADLRYRDFLTVALVVPAEFAFPDNWIYVHDPDVRVGRIQNFGSWSPHLVKDGRTCLGLEYFVFEDDETWRTPDAELVATATAELERLGLVRSGVVEAGYVVRMPKAYPVYDERYQRNVDVVRHWLAREVPNVHPVGRNGMHRYNNQDHSMLTAMLTAENIACGAGHDVWSVNVEQDYHEESSGRGGGNRRGTGRDAPIVPARPAAAGAAPADGTRPGRPVRARLG